The Dreissena polymorpha isolate Duluth1 chromosome 10, UMN_Dpol_1.0, whole genome shotgun sequence genome includes a region encoding these proteins:
- the LOC127849093 gene encoding craniofacial development protein 2-like: protein MLATGHTLRFSGPQNEEDNHHNGVGLLLTNTAHKSLLEWEPINDRILRARFNSKFQEVTIIQCYAPTNLTDDNTKEDFYGHLQSGLDKVPKRDITIVMGDMNAKVGCNNTGKELIMGKQGVGDINENGELFTDFCELNDLVIGGTIFAHKDIHKVTWTSPDKSVKNQIDHLAILRRWRTTLSDVRAYRGAEICSDHELLKAKLQVRIARVRTQGNTKSPRSDITKLKTPQDKQEFSISLRNKFEALADADADSLENKWEQVKNTFTVCL from the coding sequence ATGCTAGCCACTGGCCACACCCTCCGGTTCTCTGGACCACAAAATGAAGAAGACAATCACCACAATGGGGTTGGATTGCTTCTAACAAATACTGCTCACAAGAGCCTTCTTGAATGGGAACCAATCAATGACAGGATCTTGAGAGCCAGGTTCAACTCTAAGTTCCAGGAAGTGACCATCATTCAGTGTTACGCCCCTACAAACCTGACAGATGACAACACCAAGGAAGATTTCTATGGCCATCTCCAGAGCGGCCTAGATAAAGTCCCAAAGCGCGACATCACTATAGTCATGGGCGACATGAACGCCAAGGTAGGTTGTAACAACACAGGAAAGGAGCTCATCATGGGAAAGCAGGGAGTTGGAGATATCAATGAGAACGGAGAGTTATTCACTGACTTTTGTGAACTGAATGACCTTGTCATAGGTGGCACCATATTTGCTCACAAAGAcattcacaaagttacatggacATCACCCGACAAGTCAGTGAAAAACCAGATTGACCATTTGGCGATCTTGCGAAGATGGAGGACAACCCTCAGCGATGTCAGAGCTTATCGAGGAGCAGAGATTTGCTCAGACCATGAACTTCTCAAAGCAAAGCTTCAGGTCAGAATTGCAAGGGTCAGAACGCAAGGGAACACCAAGAGTCCACGCTCCGATATCACCAAGCTGAAGACGCCTCAGGACAAGCAAGAGTTCTCCATCAGTCTGAGAAACAAATTCGAAGCTCTGGCGGATGCAGATGCTGACTCGCTGGAGAATAAATGGGAACAGGTAAAGAACACTTTCACAGTCTGTCTGTGA